The Trichocoleus sp. FACHB-46 DNA window AGTTTCTACCTCTAAATCAGAGCGGGGGTAGCTGACACAGAGCAAGGCATAGCCGCGATCGCGCAAATGGGGAGAAAGACCCACTGCTTCCGGCTGAGCGAGTTCACCAGAGACAACGCGCACCGCACAGCTCGTGCAAGCCCCATTGCGACAAGCAAAGGGCAGCTCTACCCCTTGGTTCTCGGCGCTATGCAGGATATAGCGATCTTCTGGTACCTGAACCGTGTGGTGGGTACCTTTCTGGCGGTAATGGATGCGAACAGAATAGGAACGGGTCATGAATCTCAAAGCGCGCAAGCACTGCAATCAGGGATTTGTCCATTCAGTAGCAGAGAATTTCCGCAGAAAACTCAGTGCCACAATGACAATGGACTATCTATAACTGTGCCAGCTTTTGACCATCCCTGAGACAAATCTAGGCGCTTAGCACTGATAAATCCGTTTTTTCGAGTAAAGATTTTTGATATGAGTTTTGACGGTGTTAAGGCTGACTTGCAAGGTTTGAGCGATCTCTTGGTAGCTATACTCCTGTTTCAGCAACAGCCAAATCTCGGCTTCTCGCTTGGTTAGTTCCAGTTGGGTTTGCACCAACTGCAATTCTTCTTCTAAGATGGCTTGGCGATCTTGCAGCACAATTAAGATTGCCTGCTCTAGGTTAGCAGCCGCAGTTGGTTCACCGGAGTTGGGTAGACCTTTGAGCCAGCGAGCCGAAACTTGTAGTCTCATCGTCGGCTCAATTTGGTAATCCGCTAAGACCACCTGGCTTTCTGGGCAGTTACGTCGCAGAAAGAGGCGGCAAAAGGTTTCCAGCTCCTCTGGCAAAGTTGAGCGCGAGGGCGGGAACCAACGGCACAGTTCTACCGCCCGCTGATTCCAATAAATCAGCTGGAGGGTGGGGGACACCACCACAAACCCTTGGCCTAATGAATTCAGGACAACCTGTAACAGCGCCAAATCCAGCCTGGCAACCTGCTGTTCTAAGCTAGGGGCAGGCGATCGCTCTGAGTCCACCGCTACAGCAGAGGTAGAGAGTGGAAATGAGTTGCTCATCTGAGCCTTCGAGTTCAAAGCTTTTCCTCCAAGCCGAAATAGGGGTTGAACTCAACTCCTAGAGAAGACATAGAGCAATAGGTAGGTGAATAATTTCAGAGAAAAGTCAGTGGTGTTACTAGCGCCAGTCAGTCTAGTGTCGTTAGTAACAGCGTCAGCGATAGGCAATTGGCTAGATGCCTTACGAAAACGTAGCTTCTCAAGCGGGTGATATAAATTACATTAGCTGATGCAGATTTTTGTTTATAGCGGTAAAAGTCAGATAAAAGTCAGATCTAGGTCAGTAAAAGTAAATGATGGAAGCTTATTTAGAAATAACTCGCCAAAACCTAGCCACTTCTGGTAGTATTTGCTAAGATAGAAATCCTGTGCTGAAATAAGCAGTACAGACCCCCCAGGAGAGATGGCCGAGTGGTTGAAGGCGCAGCACTGGAAATGCTGTTTAGGGCAACTTAACGAGGGTTCGAATCCCTCTCTCTCCGTTCCCAAAGATATTCTGCAAATAT harbors:
- a CDS encoding 2Fe-2S iron-sulfur cluster-binding protein, translated to MTRSYSVRIHYRQKGTHHTVQVPEDRYILHSAENQGVELPFACRNGACTSCAVRVVSGELAQPEAVGLSPHLRDRGYALLCVSYPRSDLEVETQDEDEVYELQFGRYFGKGKIKVGLPLDED
- a CDS encoding LuxR C-terminal-related transcriptional regulator, translating into MSNSFPLSTSAVAVDSERSPAPSLEQQVARLDLALLQVVLNSLGQGFVVVSPTLQLIYWNQRAVELCRWFPPSRSTLPEELETFCRLFLRRNCPESQVVLADYQIEPTMRLQVSARWLKGLPNSGEPTAAANLEQAILIVLQDRQAILEEELQLVQTQLELTKREAEIWLLLKQEYSYQEIAQTLQVSLNTVKTHIKNLYSKKRIYQC